A portion of the Desmodus rotundus isolate HL8 chromosome 8, HLdesRot8A.1, whole genome shotgun sequence genome contains these proteins:
- the PCMTD1 gene encoding protein-L-isoaspartate O-methyltransferase domain-containing protein 1 isoform X2 gives MKILLKVGGILVMPIEDQLTQIMRTGQNTWESKNILAVSFAPLVQPSKNDNGKPDSVGLPPCAVRNLQDLARIYIRRTLRNFINDEMQAKGIPQRAPPKRKRKRVKQRINTYVFVGNQLIPQPLDSEEDEKMEEDNKEEEEKDHNEAIKPEEPPQNLLREKIMKLPLPESLKAYLTYFRDK, from the exons ATGAAAATATTGCTCAAAGTTGGAGGCATTCTAGTCATGCCTATAGAAGATCAG TTAACACAAATTATGCGAACTGGACAAAAtacttgggaaagtaaaaatattctTGCTGTTTCATTTGCTCCACTTGTGCAGCCAAGTAAGAATGATAATGGCAAACCAGATTCTGTGGGACTCC cCCCCTGTGCGGTAAGGAATCTGCAGGACTTGGCTCGTATTTACATTCGACGCACACTTAGAAATTTCATAAATGATGAGATGCAAGCCAAGGGGATTCCTCAGAGGGCTCCacccaaaaggaaaaggaagagagttaAACAGAGAATTAACACTTATGTATTTGTGGGTAATCAGCTTATTCCTCAGCCTCTAGACAGTGAGGAGGatgaaaaaatggaagaagataacaaagaagaggaagagaaagatcacAATGAAGCCATTAAGCCAGAGGAGCCACCTCAGAATTTACTGAGAGAAAAAATCATGAAGCTCCCCCTCCCTGAATCTTTAAAAGCTTACTTGACATATTTTAGAGATAAATAA